The Neobacillus sp. PS3-34 genome has a window encoding:
- a CDS encoding TetR/AcrR family transcriptional regulator → MPEKEQLIIESGLKLFAHKGFSSTSIQEIATESGISKGAFYLHFKSKDDLLLAILKNIFDTIHSSTSFLEKQDLSPREMFIKQLSAFFGTFIGHKEFLIMLSKEQAIPRNDEIKELLFKKHFENHLFFRKELVSIYGEKIEPYSIDLAMMLEGLFHSYLRLWMFEPLDIDIEELAKFIMRRMDSIVKDISSESAFLTDQKLGNIIEKTKDLFENTSISSIVQKMRSEIDQLENKEALEISLEVLEEEINKQNPRIPVIKGMLSNFKDIKSLETYTGKIAAYYGFLI, encoded by the coding sequence ATGCCGGAAAAAGAACAACTCATAATAGAATCGGGTTTGAAGCTATTTGCCCATAAAGGCTTTTCCTCTACATCTATCCAAGAAATTGCGACAGAGAGCGGGATTTCTAAAGGAGCATTCTATTTACACTTTAAATCCAAAGATGATTTATTACTGGCGATACTGAAAAATATCTTTGATACAATCCATTCAAGTACTTCTTTTTTGGAAAAACAAGATTTGTCACCAAGGGAAATGTTCATCAAGCAATTATCGGCTTTTTTCGGGACCTTTATTGGGCATAAAGAGTTTTTAATCATGCTGTCTAAAGAACAAGCGATCCCAAGAAATGACGAAATTAAAGAACTCCTTTTTAAAAAACACTTTGAAAATCATCTATTCTTTCGAAAAGAATTAGTGTCCATTTATGGAGAGAAAATAGAGCCCTATTCCATCGATTTAGCCATGATGCTTGAAGGCTTATTCCACTCCTATTTGCGATTATGGATGTTCGAGCCTCTTGATATCGATATTGAGGAACTGGCAAAATTCATTATGCGAAGAATGGATAGCATCGTTAAAGACATTTCTTCCGAAAGCGCCTTCTTAACAGATCAGAAGCTTGGAAACATAATAGAGAAAACAAAGGACCTTTTTGAAAATACAAGTATAAGCAGCATTGTGCAAAAAATGAGAAGCGAAATCGATCAGCTGGAAAACAAAGAAGCCCTGGAAATATCGCTTGAAGTCTTAGAAGAGGAAATTAATAAGCAGAATCCACGTATCCCAGTGATAAAAGGAATGCTGTCTAATTTCAAGGATATTAAATCCTTGGAGACGTACACGGGGAAAATCGCTGCTTATTATGGGTTCCTTATTTGA
- a CDS encoding lipid II flippase Amj family protein: protein MTLHLTELIVLTLIVHLIDTLAYSVRLNSVKSGKFALSISLFNIFVLVSRTANMFQAPLIGGLIGISILKHHDPLSDIRLVILAATIGTLIGIVFIPTFLKLFSKAVDKLEVKGSVPSIVVEALSVNNMKRIVKSTTRPRKRMVSRLRFREIPKRFLILNTMITAIYTIGVVSAYYAAFFVDDKYRLAASASSGMINGVATILLTLLVDPQSAIITDQAMRSKRPYGDVKALVIMLIGTKLLGTLIGQLLIYPAAQIIASFYH, encoded by the coding sequence ATGACGCTGCATTTAACAGAACTAATCGTATTAACTTTAATCGTACATTTAATTGATACATTGGCTTATTCTGTTCGGCTTAACTCTGTGAAAAGCGGGAAATTTGCGCTATCAATCTCGTTATTTAATATTTTTGTTTTAGTATCAAGGACGGCAAATATGTTCCAGGCTCCGTTAATTGGCGGGCTTATTGGAATCAGTATCTTAAAGCATCATGATCCGTTGTCAGACATTAGACTTGTTATTTTAGCTGCAACAATAGGGACTCTGATTGGAATTGTGTTCATTCCTACCTTTTTAAAATTATTTTCAAAAGCTGTAGATAAGCTTGAAGTTAAAGGGTCAGTTCCTTCTATTGTAGTAGAAGCTTTGAGTGTTAATAATATGAAGAGAATCGTTAAAAGTACAACCAGACCACGAAAAAGAATGGTGTCACGGTTAAGGTTTCGAGAAATACCGAAACGATTCTTAATTCTAAATACGATGATTACGGCCATTTATACAATCGGAGTAGTGTCAGCTTATTATGCTGCCTTTTTTGTGGACGATAAATATAGATTGGCTGCTTCCGCGTCCTCCGGAATGATTAACGGCGTAGCGACAATACTATTAACTCTGTTGGTTGATCCACAATCTGCGATCATAACCGATCAAGCCATGAGAAGTAAGCGGCCGTATGGAGACGTTAAAGCTCTTGTCATCATGTTAATAGGAACAAAACTACTAGGAACGCTTATAGGCCAACTTCTCATTTACCCAGCAGCACAAATCATCGCTAGCTTCTACCATTAG
- a CDS encoding SMI1/KNR4 family protein, producing MNFTTLVALLKSKGVKFTTGLNDEEILDIENYYDLKFPPDLKAFLKFSLPISGNFVNWRDKSNSNIEYIEERLKWPLEGIIFDIENNGFWMDGWGEKPLSTVEAVRVATQEYNKAPKLIPVYSHRCIPSVPNESGNPVLSVHQTDIIIYGDNLITYLMVEFNLKHFNNINFDNIKEIPFWSYWWSDS from the coding sequence ATGAATTTTACTACATTAGTGGCGTTATTAAAGAGTAAAGGTGTAAAGTTTACAACTGGATTAAATGATGAAGAGATCTTAGACATAGAAAATTATTATGATCTTAAATTCCCTCCTGATTTAAAAGCGTTTTTAAAATTTTCTCTTCCGATATCAGGTAATTTTGTTAATTGGCGTGATAAAAGTAATAGCAATATTGAATACATAGAGGAACGTTTAAAATGGCCTTTAGAAGGAATAATTTTTGATATTGAAAATAACGGTTTTTGGATGGACGGCTGGGGAGAAAAACCACTATCCACAGTAGAGGCAGTCAGGGTTGCGACACAGGAATATAATAAAGCTCCAAAATTAATTCCGGTTTATTCACACAGATGTATACCTTCTGTTCCTAATGAAAGTGGAAACCCAGTTTTATCTGTACACCAAACAGATATCATTATTTATGGCGATAATTTAATTACATATTTAATGGTCGAATTTAACCTTAAGCATTTTAATAATATAAATTTTGATAACATAAAAGAAATTCCTTTTTGGAGTTATTGGTGGTCGGACAGTTGA
- a CDS encoding DUF4304 domain-containing protein encodes MLPKDMYKLMLKEYIKPIFKEKGYKKKGNVFVKETDDIVYIIYFLPDRWNTIDEYGFTIDLRVCSKEVLKAIGEPLPNNWFAYNYITPLIESGLGYLRPFPLKSDYGIGENTDINELAREVISDLNEIIFPYVEKLNSYDTIIKELNFLGLYKASMTHKITLYFLLNNREMAQKELLSCLSVKNDNPYYRPKILKIANRLGLDIPIEQE; translated from the coding sequence TTGTTACCAAAAGATATGTACAAATTGATGTTAAAAGAGTATATAAAACCAATTTTTAAGGAAAAGGGATATAAGAAAAAGGGAAATGTATTTGTTAAAGAAACGGATGATATTGTTTATATTATTTATTTCTTACCTGATAGATGGAACACAATAGATGAGTATGGTTTTACCATTGATTTAAGAGTTTGTTCTAAGGAAGTCTTAAAAGCTATTGGAGAACCTTTACCTAACAATTGGTTTGCTTATAACTATATAACACCATTAATTGAAAGCGGTCTTGGTTACCTTAGACCTTTCCCACTTAAATCCGATTATGGCATTGGAGAAAATACCGATATAAATGAATTGGCAAGAGAAGTGATTAGTGATTTAAATGAAATTATTTTTCCTTATGTAGAAAAATTAAATTCATACGATACAATCATTAAAGAATTGAATTTTCTTGGTTTGTATAAAGCTAGCATGACACATAAAATAACACTTTATTTTCTATTGAATAACAGGGAAATGGCACAAAAAGAGTTATTAAGTTGTTTATCTGTTAAAAATGATAACCCTTATTACAGACCTAAAATATTAAAAATTGCTAATAGATTAGGGCTTGATATTCCAATTGAACAAGAGTAG
- a CDS encoding M3 family metallopeptidase, which translates to MEKIEAIRDHSLSPEMEDLLASLSQTLNTPNSIYLTITASDLKFEPVKDINGKEVPVSLFMYMTQIETSPDTELRRNAYQSLSNGLKKYQHGLAQTLSSEIHNNVSIAKLRNYPTTMDYLLQYDSPANNHFYAGDGVSPQYFEDVLDTFQQELSPHMQRYARLRKRQLGLDELLFSDVKAPLDPDFDPPISYKEAGEIIVEAVGPLGSEYQELMRKVFKERWVYRGDNVGRRMIAFGGGVHGVHGYSFYPWGGNLFDVLLLGHELGHAIHYTLSAQNQRFINNGQSLLFVEAPSTLIEHLIVQYLRENRDDPRLHRWLNMYSMMSYHHNCVTHILEAELLRRLYKMADQKIPLTTTVISNTKGTILSEFWGDTVVIDEGAKLTWMRQPHYYMGLYPFTYSIGTSASTVIAKRIQKEGLSVGEQWTDVLKRGGTMNGFDLFKMAGLDMSTTDVIKQAIAHVGNIVDELENSF; encoded by the coding sequence ATGGAAAAAATTGAGGCGATTCGCGATCATTCATTAAGCCCAGAGATGGAAGATTTATTGGCTTCTTTAAGCCAAACGCTAAATACACCTAATTCCATCTATTTAACTATTACTGCCTCTGACTTAAAATTTGAACCGGTTAAAGATATAAATGGAAAAGAGGTTCCTGTTTCTCTTTTCATGTATATGACTCAAATTGAAACATCACCTGATACAGAGCTGCGAAGAAATGCGTATCAGTCCCTATCAAATGGTTTGAAGAAATATCAACATGGCTTAGCCCAAACTTTATCCAGTGAAATACATAACAATGTATCGATTGCAAAACTGCGTAACTATCCAACGACGATGGATTATTTGCTTCAATATGATTCCCCGGCAAACAATCACTTTTATGCAGGGGATGGCGTTTCTCCACAATATTTTGAAGATGTATTAGATACGTTTCAGCAAGAACTTTCACCCCATATGCAAAGATATGCACGACTAAGAAAACGCCAGCTTGGTTTAGATGAACTGCTTTTCTCAGATGTTAAAGCACCATTAGACCCTGATTTTGATCCGCCTATTAGTTATAAGGAAGCAGGAGAAATCATTGTTGAAGCTGTTGGGCCACTAGGTTCTGAATATCAGGAATTAATGAGAAAGGTGTTTAAGGAAAGATGGGTATATAGAGGCGATAATGTGGGACGAAGAATGATCGCCTTCGGCGGAGGCGTTCATGGTGTCCATGGATATTCATTTTACCCATGGGGTGGAAATCTATTTGATGTGCTTCTCCTCGGACACGAGCTTGGGCACGCGATCCATTACACGCTTTCTGCTCAAAATCAACGATTCATAAACAATGGGCAATCATTATTATTTGTCGAGGCACCGTCTACATTAATCGAACATTTAATTGTACAATACTTGCGGGAAAATAGGGATGATCCTCGATTACACCGCTGGTTAAATATGTATTCGATGATGAGCTACCATCATAATTGTGTGACGCATATTTTAGAGGCTGAATTGTTAAGAAGACTATACAAAATGGCCGATCAGAAGATTCCTTTAACGACAACCGTTATTAGTAACACAAAAGGAACTATTTTATCAGAATTCTGGGGAGACACCGTCGTAATTGATGAAGGGGCAAAGCTAACATGGATGCGGCAGCCTCATTATTATATGGGCCTTTATCCTTTTACCTATTCAATTGGTACATCAGCATCCACTGTAATCGCTAAACGAATCCAAAAGGAAGGATTATCAGTGGGTGAACAATGGACAGATGTGCTGAAGCGTGGAGGAACCATGAATGGCTTCGACTTATTTAAGATGGCAGGACTCGATATGTCAACAACAGACGTCATAAAACAAGCAATCGCTCATGTCGGAAACATTGTTGATGAGTTGGAAAATAGTTTTTAA